A window of Oncorhynchus tshawytscha isolate Ot180627B linkage group LG10, Otsh_v2.0, whole genome shotgun sequence contains these coding sequences:
- the mycb gene encoding transcriptional regulator Myc-B isoform X2 has translation MPLNSNMASKNYDYDYDSVQPYFYFDIEEDNFYHRQHSQLQPPAPSEDIWKKFELLPTPPLSPSRRPSLSSLFPSTADQLEMVTEFLGDDVVNHSFICDADYSQSFLKSIIIRDCMWSSFSAAAKLEKVVSERLATLQARRDSSVAGEASTVTSTNPNLNYLQDLNNSASECIDPSVVLFPYPVAENPKHTKTTTACAMALPLDTPPNSGSSSDSDSEEEEEEEEIDVVTVEKRKSVRRSDLHMSSSTHLCPLVLKRCHVNIHQHNYAAHPSTRSEHPIKRIKFESSGRVLKQISNNRKCSSPRTSDSEDNDKRRTHNVLERQRRNELKLSFFALRDEIPDVANNEKAAKVVILKKATECIFSMQTDEQKLLLLKDQLRKKSEQLKSRLEQLRNSQQV, from the exons ATGCCGCTTAATTCAAACATGGCCAGTAAAAACTATGACTACGACTATGACTCGGTCCAGCCCTACTTCTACTTCGACATTGAGGAGGATAATTTCTATCACCGACAACACAGCCAACTCCAACCCCCTGCTCCAAGCGAGGATATATGGAAGAAATTCGAGCTGCTGCCGACACCACCGCTTTCTCCCAGCCGGCGACCCTCTCTATCAAGCCTCTTCCCTTCGACTGCAGACCAGCTGGAGATGGTCACGGAATTTCTCGGGGATGACGTGGTGAACCATAGTTTCATTTGTGACGCGGACTACTCCCAGTCTTTTCTCAAATCTATCATTATCCGGGACTGTATGTGGAGCAGTTTTTCGGCTGCTGCTAAACTGGAGAAAGTAGTGTCCGAGAGACTAGCAACGCTGCAAGCGAGGAGGGACTCTAGCGTGGCCGGGGAAGCTAGCACAGTAACCAGCACGAATCCAAACTTGAATTACCTGCAAGACCTGAACAACTCCGCATCGGAATGCATTGACCCTTCTGTGGTGTTGTTCCCTTACCCAGTTGCCGAGAACCCTAAACACACAAAAACGACTACAGCGTGTGCCATGGCATTGCCTTTGGATACCCCACCGAACAGTGGTAGCAGCAGCGATAGCGATTCAG aggaggaagaggaggaagaagagattgATGTGGTGACAGTGGAAAAGAGAAAGTCTGTAAGGAGGTCAGACTTGCACATGTCTAGTAGCACACACCTCTGCCCCCTTGTCCTGAAACGGTGTCACGTCAACATCCATCAACACAACTACGCCGCTCACCCGTCGACAAGGAGCGAGCACCCCATCAAGAGGATTAAGTTTGAGAGCAGTGGGAGAGTACTCAAGCAAATCAGCAACAACCGCAAGTGCTCGAGTCCCAGAACGTCAGACTCTGAGGATAATGACAAACGCAGGACTCACAATGTGCTGGAGAGGCAAAGGCGAAACGAGCTCAAGTTGAGCTTTTTCGCATTACGGGACGAGATCCCGGACGTAGCGAACAATGAGAAGGCAGCCAAAGTGGTCATACTCAAAAAGGCGACAGAGTGCATTTTCAGTATGCAAACGGATGAGCAGAAACTGTTATTGTTGAAAGACCAGTTGAGGAAAAAGAGTGAACAGTTGAAAAGCAGACTAGAGCAGCTGAGGAACTCTCAGCAAGTTTAA
- the mycb gene encoding transcriptional regulator Myc-B isoform X1, whose protein sequence is MPLNSNMASKNYDYDYDSVQPYFYFDIEEDNFYHRQHSQLQPPAPSEDIWKKFELLPTPPLSPSRRPSLSSLFPSTADQLEMVTEFLGDDVVNHSFICDADYSQSFLKSIIIRDCMWSSFSAAAKLEKVVSERLATLQARRDSSVAGEASTVTSTNPNLNYLQDLNNSASECIDPSVVLFPYPVAENPKHTKTTTACAMALPLDTPPNSGSSSDSDSEEEEEEEEEIDVVTVEKRKSVRRSDLHMSSSTHLCPLVLKRCHVNIHQHNYAAHPSTRSEHPIKRIKFESSGRVLKQISNNRKCSSPRTSDSEDNDKRRTHNVLERQRRNELKLSFFALRDEIPDVANNEKAAKVVILKKATECIFSMQTDEQKLLLLKDQLRKKSEQLKSRLEQLRNSQQV, encoded by the exons ATGCCGCTTAATTCAAACATGGCCAGTAAAAACTATGACTACGACTATGACTCGGTCCAGCCCTACTTCTACTTCGACATTGAGGAGGATAATTTCTATCACCGACAACACAGCCAACTCCAACCCCCTGCTCCAAGCGAGGATATATGGAAGAAATTCGAGCTGCTGCCGACACCACCGCTTTCTCCCAGCCGGCGACCCTCTCTATCAAGCCTCTTCCCTTCGACTGCAGACCAGCTGGAGATGGTCACGGAATTTCTCGGGGATGACGTGGTGAACCATAGTTTCATTTGTGACGCGGACTACTCCCAGTCTTTTCTCAAATCTATCATTATCCGGGACTGTATGTGGAGCAGTTTTTCGGCTGCTGCTAAACTGGAGAAAGTAGTGTCCGAGAGACTAGCAACGCTGCAAGCGAGGAGGGACTCTAGCGTGGCCGGGGAAGCTAGCACAGTAACCAGCACGAATCCAAACTTGAATTACCTGCAAGACCTGAACAACTCCGCATCGGAATGCATTGACCCTTCTGTGGTGTTGTTCCCTTACCCAGTTGCCGAGAACCCTAAACACACAAAAACGACTACAGCGTGTGCCATGGCATTGCCTTTGGATACCCCACCGAACAGTGGTAGCAGCAGCGATAGCGATTCAG aagaggaggaagaggaggaagaagagattgATGTGGTGACAGTGGAAAAGAGAAAGTCTGTAAGGAGGTCAGACTTGCACATGTCTAGTAGCACACACCTCTGCCCCCTTGTCCTGAAACGGTGTCACGTCAACATCCATCAACACAACTACGCCGCTCACCCGTCGACAAGGAGCGAGCACCCCATCAAGAGGATTAAGTTTGAGAGCAGTGGGAGAGTACTCAAGCAAATCAGCAACAACCGCAAGTGCTCGAGTCCCAGAACGTCAGACTCTGAGGATAATGACAAACGCAGGACTCACAATGTGCTGGAGAGGCAAAGGCGAAACGAGCTCAAGTTGAGCTTTTTCGCATTACGGGACGAGATCCCGGACGTAGCGAACAATGAGAAGGCAGCCAAAGTGGTCATACTCAAAAAGGCGACAGAGTGCATTTTCAGTATGCAAACGGATGAGCAGAAACTGTTATTGTTGAAAGACCAGTTGAGGAAAAAGAGTGAACAGTTGAAAAGCAGACTAGAGCAGCTGAGGAACTCTCAGCAAGTTTAA